One Luteolibacter flavescens DNA window includes the following coding sequences:
- the nadB gene encoding L-aspartate oxidase produces the protein MTCDFLVIGAGIAGLTFAIRAARHGSVIVLAKGAAMDSNTAWAQGGLASVLPEGLRDEGDSYELHVADTLDAGAGLCNEEVVRTIVSEGAATVDDLVSHSVDFDKEGDHFQLGKEGGHSKRRILHARDTTGREIAGSLVEVARRTPNLTLLEHHFSIDLITTGKLGVVTEDRVLGAYVLEKATGEVKIFRSDRVVLATGGCGKVYLYTTNPDSATGDGVAMAWRAGASVANMEFIQFHPTCFYNPAAMGAEARSFLVSEAVRGEGGILINAKGEDFTKKADPRGSLAPRDIVARAIDREIKRTGAPCVFLDVTHKPAGFMRERFPFIYEKLRTFGLDCEKQPIPVVPAAHYQCGGVVTDINGKTTIRGLYAIGEVACTGLHGANRLASNSLLEGNVTARRAIEDILHHYGVEKHTDDAPEIPGWHHGDVAEPDELVVIYHNWDELRRLMWDYVSIVRTDNRLRRAATRLRNLKKEVREFYWGHRVNADILELRNLVAVASLVVDCAIRRRESRGLHHTLDYPATDDRFVKDTILRRF, from the coding sequence ATGACGTGTGACTTCCTGGTGATCGGCGCGGGCATAGCCGGTCTCACCTTTGCAATCCGTGCCGCCAGGCACGGGTCGGTGATCGTGCTGGCGAAAGGCGCGGCAATGGACTCAAACACGGCCTGGGCACAGGGGGGGCTGGCTTCCGTGCTGCCGGAAGGCCTGCGCGACGAGGGCGACAGCTACGAGCTTCACGTGGCAGACACGCTGGATGCCGGCGCGGGGCTCTGCAATGAGGAAGTGGTGCGCACCATCGTGAGCGAGGGCGCGGCCACCGTGGACGACCTGGTCTCCCACAGCGTGGACTTCGACAAGGAGGGCGACCATTTTCAACTCGGCAAGGAAGGCGGGCACTCGAAACGCCGCATCCTCCACGCGCGGGACACCACGGGCCGGGAGATCGCCGGATCACTGGTGGAGGTCGCGCGACGCACGCCGAATCTCACGCTGCTGGAGCACCACTTCAGCATCGACCTCATCACCACCGGCAAGCTGGGCGTGGTGACGGAGGATCGGGTGCTGGGGGCCTATGTTTTGGAGAAGGCCACGGGCGAGGTGAAGATCTTCCGCTCGGACCGCGTGGTGCTGGCCACCGGCGGCTGCGGGAAAGTGTATCTCTACACGACGAATCCCGACTCGGCGACCGGCGACGGCGTGGCGATGGCTTGGCGCGCAGGGGCGAGCGTGGCGAACATGGAGTTCATCCAATTCCACCCCACCTGCTTCTACAATCCCGCGGCGATGGGTGCGGAGGCACGCTCCTTCCTCGTGAGCGAAGCGGTGCGCGGCGAGGGCGGCATCCTGATCAATGCGAAGGGCGAGGACTTCACGAAGAAGGCCGACCCGCGCGGATCGCTGGCGCCACGCGACATCGTGGCCCGCGCGATCGACCGCGAGATCAAGCGGACCGGTGCGCCGTGCGTCTTCCTCGACGTGACGCACAAGCCTGCGGGCTTCATGCGGGAGCGCTTCCCCTTCATCTACGAGAAGCTTCGTACTTTCGGCCTCGATTGCGAGAAGCAGCCCATCCCCGTGGTGCCGGCGGCCCACTACCAGTGCGGCGGCGTGGTCACGGACATCAATGGCAAGACCACCATCCGCGGGCTCTACGCCATCGGCGAGGTGGCCTGCACCGGCCTGCACGGGGCGAACCGCCTCGCCTCGAATTCCCTGCTCGAAGGCAACGTCACCGCCCGCCGCGCGATCGAGGACATCCTCCACCACTACGGCGTGGAGAAGCACACCGACGACGCACCGGAGATACCCGGGTGGCACCACGGCGACGTGGCCGAGCCGGACGAGCTCGTGGTGATCTACCACAACTGGGACGAGCTCCGGCGCCTGATGTGGGACTACGTTTCCATCGTCCGCACGGACAACCGGCTGCGGCGCGCGGCCACCCGGCTGAGGAATTTGAAAAAAGAGGTCCGCGAGTTTTACTGGGGCCATCGCGTCAATGCCGACATTCTAGAGTTGCGCAACCTCGTCGCGGTCGCTTCTCTCGTCGTCGATTGCGCGATCCGTCGCCGTGAGTCGAGGGGCTTGCATCATACGCTAGACTACCCCGCGACTGACGACCGCTTCGTGAAGGACACGATCCTTCGACGCTTTTAA
- a CDS encoding alkaline phosphatase family protein: MQRVAVINVVGLSPSLLGPSTPRLKAFAEKNGQQAFRPAFPAVTCTAQSSMLTGTCPREHGIVANGWYDRESAEVRFWKQSNHLVRGEKVWDHLRRKHPGFTCAKLFWWYNMYSSADIAITPRPLYPADGRKVFDIHTQPMDLRERIKADLGEFPFPSFWGPMAGIPCSEWIATSARWVEEREKPTLSLIYLPHLDYCLQKFGPGAPEIAPELEAIDRVTGELIDFLEARGIKVLVVSEYGISKVTQPIHLNRLFRQKGWIQVKDELGRETLDAGGSRVFAVADHQMAHVYVNDRSLMREVRSMLEETDGIDEVRTAGEMWGSGVGAERAGDLVAISKPDAWFTYYFWIDDAKAPDYARCIDIHRKPGYDPAELFIDPAIANPKLKIGKFLIKKKLGLRGLMEVIPLDATLVKGSHGRDVVEDGEKPLILGSLVPVSCAEEVFGAIVAAVENG; the protein is encoded by the coding sequence ATGCAGCGCGTGGCGGTCATCAATGTGGTGGGACTTTCCCCTTCCCTGCTCGGTCCTTCGACTCCGCGGCTGAAGGCCTTCGCGGAGAAGAACGGGCAGCAGGCATTCCGCCCGGCATTCCCGGCGGTGACTTGCACGGCGCAGTCCTCGATGCTGACGGGCACCTGCCCGCGCGAGCACGGGATCGTGGCAAATGGCTGGTACGACCGCGAAAGCGCGGAGGTGCGCTTTTGGAAACAGAGCAATCACCTCGTGCGCGGCGAAAAGGTCTGGGACCACCTGCGACGCAAGCACCCCGGCTTCACCTGCGCGAAGCTCTTCTGGTGGTACAACATGTATTCCAGCGCGGACATCGCGATCACCCCGCGCCCGCTCTACCCGGCGGACGGGCGGAAGGTCTTCGACATCCACACGCAGCCGATGGACCTGCGTGAGCGGATCAAGGCGGACCTTGGCGAGTTTCCCTTCCCCTCCTTCTGGGGTCCGATGGCGGGCATTCCGTGCTCGGAGTGGATCGCCACGTCCGCCCGATGGGTGGAGGAGCGGGAAAAGCCGACGCTGAGCCTGATCTATCTGCCGCACCTCGACTACTGCCTGCAAAAATTCGGCCCAGGCGCGCCGGAGATCGCGCCCGAACTGGAGGCGATCGACCGGGTCACGGGCGAGCTGATCGACTTCCTCGAAGCCCGCGGCATCAAGGTACTGGTCGTTTCAGAATACGGCATTTCGAAAGTGACGCAGCCGATCCATCTCAACCGCCTCTTCCGCCAGAAGGGCTGGATCCAGGTGAAGGACGAGCTCGGCCGCGAGACGCTGGATGCCGGTGGATCGCGGGTCTTCGCCGTGGCGGATCACCAGATGGCGCACGTCTATGTGAATGACCGCTCGCTGATGCGCGAGGTGCGCTCGATGCTGGAGGAAACGGACGGCATCGACGAAGTCCGCACCGCCGGGGAGATGTGGGGCAGCGGCGTGGGCGCAGAGCGGGCCGGGGATCTTGTCGCCATCTCGAAGCCGGATGCGTGGTTCACCTACTACTTCTGGATCGATGACGCGAAGGCCCCCGACTACGCCCGCTGCATCGATATCCACCGAAAGCCCGGCTATGATCCGGCGGAGCTTTTCATCGATCCCGCCATCGCGAATCCGAAGCTGAAAATCGGAAAATTCCTCATCAAGAAGAAGCTCGGCCTCCGCGGCCTGATGGAAGTCATCCCCCTCGATGCCACGCTCGTCAAAGGCTCCCACGGCCGCGACGTCGTGGAAGACGGGGAAAAGCCACTCATCCTCGGCTCCCTCGTCCCGGTGAGCTGCGCGGAAGAAGTCTTCGGCGCCATCGTGGCGGCGGTGGAGAATGGTTGA
- the tnpA gene encoding IS200/IS605 family transposase: MPQSLSAVYLHLIFSTKNREAFLSDPSIRSETHAYLSGISSKLDCPTILVGGVQDHVHILARQARTISQADWVKELKRASSLWIKNKAPLLRNFAWQSGYGIFSVSQSNVEKVTSYIAGQEEHHRARSFQDEFRAMLKKHGIPWDEQYVWD, from the coding sequence ATGCCGCAATCACTCTCCGCCGTTTACCTCCATCTGATTTTTTCCACGAAGAATCGCGAGGCGTTTTTGAGTGACCCCTCGATACGCTCGGAAACCCACGCTTATCTGTCGGGCATTTCGAGCAAGCTCGATTGCCCGACGATCCTCGTCGGCGGCGTGCAGGATCATGTCCACATCCTTGCGCGACAGGCCAGGACCATCTCGCAGGCTGATTGGGTCAAGGAGTTGAAGCGAGCGTCCAGCCTGTGGATCAAAAACAAGGCTCCACTTCTCAGGAACTTCGCGTGGCAATCCGGATATGGAATTTTCTCGGTGAGCCAGTCGAATGTCGAGAAGGTGACCTCCTACATCGCCGGACAGGAAGAGCACCACCGGGCCAGATCGTTCCAAGATGAATTCCGCGCGATGTTGAAGAAGCACGGCATTCCTTGGGATGAGCAATACGTGTGGGATTGA